CGACGTTGCCTTCGGCCCCGAGAACCTCGGCCTCTCCCGCGAAGAGATCGATCGGCGCGTCGCGGCCGCCCTCGAGGCGGTGAACCTGACCGGCCGCGAGGACGAGCGGATCGACGCGCTCTCGGGCGGCGAGCAGTCCCGCGTCGCCATCGCGGGCGCGCTCGCGATGGAACCCGCTCACCTCGTGCTCGACGAGCCGTTCACCGGGCTGGACGAGCCCGCCCGCCGGTCGGTGCTCAGCCATCTCGAGTCGCTCTCGGCCGACGGCACCGGCGTGATCGTCGCGACCCACGACCTCCGCGACGTCCACGCGCTCGCCGATCGCGTGATCGTCATGCGCGACGGCCGAGTCGCCGTCGACGAACCGCCCGAACGCGCCCTCGAGTCGCTCGAGGGACTCGACGTTCGCGCCCCCCGATGCTGACCTACGAACCCGACGAGACGCTCGCCCACCGGCTCGACCCGCGGTCGAAGCTCGCCTTCCAGGTCGGCTTCGCGATCGCCGCGATCGCGCGCATCACGCCGCGGGCGCTCGTCGTTCTGACCGTCGTCGCCCTGCTCGCCCTGGCGGCCGCCCGCGTCCCGCTCCGTCGGGCGCTGTACGCCTACCGGTTCGCGCTGGTCGCCCTCGCCGCCGCGCCGCTCGTCTCGGCGCTCACCCTCGGACGGCCGTGGCTCGACCTCGAGGCGGCCATCGTTCCGGCGCTGGCGAGCTACCGCGTGCTGTTGATCCTGCTCGTCAGCGCCGCCTACGTCCGGTCGACGGCGGTTCGAGACTCCCGGGCGGCGATCCAGCGGACGATCCCGGGGAAAGCCGGTCAGCTGCTCGGGGTCGGCGTCGGCCTCGTCTTTCGCTTCCTGCCCGTGCTCTTTGCCGACCTGCGGACGATCCGCGAGGCGTCGGCCGCCCGACTCGGCGACCAGCGAGGGCCGATCGACCGTGCGGCGAGAGTCGGAACCCTCGGCCTCTCTCGAGCGTTCGCCCGCGCTGACCGACTCTCGCTCGCGCTCCAGGCGCGGTGTTTCTCGTGGAACCCCACGCTCCCGGCACTGTCGTTCTCGCGACTCGACGTGCCGGTGCTCGCGCTCACACTCGTGCTCGTGGTCTCGCCGTTGTTCTAGCGTTGCTCCACGTGAACCGCCTCGGGGTCAAGCCCCGAGGAACTCGCCTTGCTCATCTGTAGATCCCCGAGCCGAGATTCGAAGCGATAGTAGGGGCCAGTCGCGAGCCACGGGCGAGGATTCTTCACCCGTCGGCGAGTACGCACCGCGAACGACCGATGAGTCTCATCGCCGAGTTCGAGCTGTCGAACCCGATCCTCCGGGAGACGCGCCGGGCCGTCCCCGACGTGGTCGTCGAGGTCGAGGACGAACAGCTCGCCGCCGACGAGCCGCCGCGGCTGGTGCTCTGGACGATCGGCGACGCCGCCGACCTCGAGCGGTTCGAAGCCGCGCTCCCGGACGACCCGTCGATCGAGGCGTTCGAACGACTCGCCGAGGTCGACGGACGCCGACTGTATCGGATCGCCCTTTCGGAGACCGGCGTCGTCGGGATGACCTACACCGACGCGGTCGAGCTCGGCATCACGTTCCTCGAGATTCGTGGTCGGGGAAACGGCGTTCGTTACCGCGCGCAGATCCCCTCTCGAGAGGCGCTGCTCGCCTATCGTGAGGCCTGTCGCGACCGCGAGCTGTCGTTCCGGCTCGACGGGCTCTACCAGGGTGGACTCGACGAGCAGGCGGGCTCCGAACTCACTCACCGACAGCGTGAGGTGCTCCGGACGGCACTCGAGCGCGGCTACTTCGAGGTGCCGCGTCGGGTGACGCTCGAGGAGCTGGCCAACGAACTCGAGATTTCGGACCAGGCGCTGTCCGCGCTCGTTCGTCGCGGGCTGGCAAACCACCTGCGCCACACGCTTCCCGAGGACGACGATACTTAAACAGGTTGAGTGACCAACTACAGTCTATTGTCTCGAGCCGGC
This portion of the Natronobeatus ordinarius genome encodes:
- a CDS encoding energy-coupling factor ABC transporter ATP-binding protein → MIEFRAVSFGFDEVAVLEELSLTIDDGEFVLLAGANGSGKTTLIRHCNGLLSPDEGEVLVDGTDVAEDPVAARTTVGMVFQHPRDQFVSATVGTDVAFGPENLGLSREEIDRRVAAALEAVNLTGREDERIDALSGGEQSRVAIAGALAMEPAHLVLDEPFTGLDEPARRSVLSHLESLSADGTGVIVATHDLRDVHALADRVIVMRDGRVAVDEPPERALESLEGLDVRAPRC
- a CDS encoding energy-coupling factor transporter transmembrane component T family protein; protein product: MLTYEPDETLAHRLDPRSKLAFQVGFAIAAIARITPRALVVLTVVALLALAAARVPLRRALYAYRFALVALAAAPLVSALTLGRPWLDLEAAIVPALASYRVLLILLVSAAYVRSTAVRDSRAAIQRTIPGKAGQLLGVGVGLVFRFLPVLFADLRTIREASAARLGDQRGPIDRAARVGTLGLSRAFARADRLSLALQARCFSWNPTLPALSFSRLDVPVLALTLVLVVSPLF
- a CDS encoding helix-turn-helix domain-containing protein — translated: MSLIAEFELSNPILRETRRAVPDVVVEVEDEQLAADEPPRLVLWTIGDAADLERFEAALPDDPSIEAFERLAEVDGRRLYRIALSETGVVGMTYTDAVELGITFLEIRGRGNGVRYRAQIPSREALLAYREACRDRELSFRLDGLYQGGLDEQAGSELTHRQREVLRTALERGYFEVPRRVTLEELANELEISDQALSALVRRGLANHLRHTLPEDDDT